The following are from one region of the Paenibacillus sabinae T27 genome:
- a CDS encoding sugar-binding protein, which produces MFKRKWTIALLILLCGFLYTLAQFVLSTNRLQRQVDTLLPGQAQAASSRRVVLISQEQDNPFWRSIEQGARQAAGKYGLTLEYTGPFRINPEEQLSLLERAIATRPDAIIVQGSGESASRNLIDRAESFGIPVVTVDADEPGSHRLFYVGTDNLAAGKEMGRLVAKATGGKGTIGVLVGTPRADSQRLRLEGLRSVVQQYPELKIADIRSSDISRLQAAEQTRSLLAAYPELRAVVGFSSLDGLGAMDTAQRLGKTGLLLFAFDDLADTREAVRKGLIELTLVQQPLEMGAEAVTLLNKYFHQKTVPDVSFTSISPLDGSGLTESAGESAP; this is translated from the coding sequence ATGTTTAAACGGAAGTGGACGATCGCCCTGTTAATTTTACTGTGCGGATTTTTATATACGCTGGCCCAGTTCGTTCTCTCGACGAACCGGCTGCAGCGGCAAGTGGACACGCTTCTGCCCGGCCAAGCCCAGGCAGCTTCCTCCCGGCGGGTCGTCCTGATTTCCCAGGAGCAAGACAACCCTTTCTGGCGCTCGATCGAGCAGGGAGCGCGGCAGGCCGCCGGCAAATACGGCTTGACCCTTGAATACACCGGCCCCTTCCGGATTAATCCGGAGGAACAGCTGTCGCTGCTGGAGCGGGCAATTGCCACTCGGCCCGATGCCATTATTGTGCAGGGCAGCGGCGAAAGCGCTTCGCGGAATCTGATCGACCGTGCGGAATCCTTCGGGATTCCCGTCGTAACCGTCGATGCGGATGAGCCGGGAAGCCACAGGCTGTTCTACGTTGGCACGGACAATCTGGCGGCCGGCAAGGAAATGGGCCGGCTTGTCGCCAAAGCGACAGGCGGCAAAGGAACGATCGGCGTGCTGGTCGGAACACCCCGCGCGGACAGCCAGCGGCTCCGCTTGGAAGGGCTGCGGAGCGTTGTCCAGCAATATCCGGAGCTAAAGATTGCGGACATCCGCTCCTCCGATATTTCACGGCTTCAGGCCGCGGAGCAGACCCGCAGCCTTCTGGCGGCTTATCCTGAGCTGAGGGCTGTTGTGGGATTCAGCTCCCTGGACGGGCTCGGCGCCATGGACACTGCTCAGCGGCTCGGGAAAACAGGGCTGCTGCTGTTCGCTTTCGACGATCTCGCGGACACCAGGGAAGCCGTGCGCAAAGGGCTCATCGAATTGACCCTTGTCCAGCAGCCGCTGGAAATGGGCGCCGAGGCCGTGACCCTGCTGAATAAATATTTCCACCAGAAAACGGTGCCGGACGTCAGCTTCACCTCGATTTCTCCGTTGGACGGCAGCGGACTAACCGAGTCTGCGGGGGAGAGTGCGCCATGA